A stretch of Candidatus Eisenbacteria bacterium DNA encodes these proteins:
- the meaB gene encoding methylmalonyl Co-A mutase-associated GTPase MeaB, whose product MRSNGGDLARRILEGDRISLARAISLVENESDGAGALLDALYPRTGAAYRLGVTGPPGAGKSTLVGRLARAYWEAGKRVGVVAVDPSSPFTHGALLGDRIRFQDLPNDPRLFVRSMASRGSPGGLAFRTGEACDLLDAFGMEIVLVETVGVGQSELDVARAVHTTVVVLVPESGDEVQAMKAGLMEIGHVFAVNKADREGAARITRNLKDMLLLRRPAPDSWVPPVQPVSALRGDHLDELLDAIGKHRRHLEEAGALGRLKRERAEQRIREIVESELASTFWMREGIPARLKDALARIEEGRSSPYREAADLLHGAGKEKETR is encoded by the coding sequence TTGCGGTCGAACGGCGGAGACCTCGCTCGCAGGATTCTCGAGGGGGATCGGATCTCCCTCGCCCGCGCGATTTCCCTGGTCGAGAACGAGAGCGACGGAGCGGGGGCCCTTCTCGACGCGCTCTACCCGCGAACGGGTGCCGCGTATCGCCTGGGCGTGACCGGTCCGCCCGGTGCGGGGAAGAGCACGCTCGTCGGGCGCCTCGCGCGCGCCTACTGGGAAGCGGGAAAGCGCGTGGGCGTCGTCGCGGTCGACCCGTCGAGTCCGTTCACGCACGGGGCGCTCCTCGGCGACCGCATCCGCTTCCAAGATCTCCCGAATGATCCGCGCCTCTTCGTGCGAAGCATGGCCTCGCGCGGAAGCCCGGGCGGCCTCGCGTTCCGGACCGGAGAGGCGTGCGACCTTCTCGACGCGTTCGGCATGGAGATCGTTCTTGTCGAAACGGTCGGCGTCGGCCAATCGGAGCTCGACGTCGCCCGCGCCGTTCACACGACGGTGGTTGTGCTCGTCCCGGAGTCGGGAGACGAGGTCCAGGCGATGAAGGCCGGCCTCATGGAGATCGGCCATGTCTTCGCCGTGAACAAGGCGGACCGCGAGGGGGCGGCGCGGATCACTCGAAACCTCAAGGATATGCTTCTCCTGCGCAGGCCGGCGCCAGACTCGTGGGTCCCTCCCGTGCAGCCGGTCTCCGCCCTTCGCGGCGATCATCTCGACGAGCTTCTCGATGCGATCGGGAAGCATCGGCGCCATCTCGAGGAGGCCGGCGCGCTCGGCCGCCTCAAGCGAGAGCGCGCGGAGCAGAGGATCCGCGAGATCGTGGAGTCGGAGCTCGCCTCGACGTTTTGGATGCGCGAGGGGATCCCGGCGCGGCTCAAGGACGCGCTCGCGCGTATCGAGGAAGGCCGCTCCTCCCCGTATCGGGAAGCGGCCGACCTTCTGCATGGTGCCGGGAAGGAGAAGGAGACCCGATGA
- a CDS encoding methylmalonyl-CoA mutase family protein → MTGHPKRKRGAGDEDGFRTLSGLPVKPLYRPEDLAGFDPARDLGRPGEWPFTRGVHADMYRGRLWTMRQFAGFGTAADTNRRFLYLLEKGQTGLSTAFDMPTLMGHDSDGPLSLGEVGREGVAIDTIEDMETLFRDIPLERVSTSMTINGPAAMILALYIVAAERQGVPPHKLRGTLQNDILKEYIAQKEWIYPPRPSLRIITDMLAYCTREMPLWNTISISGYHIREAGSTAVQELAFTLADGFTYVEAGIEAGLDVDAFAPRLSFFFNAHNDFFEEIAKYRAARRIWARSMREKYGAKNPRSWMLRFHTQTAGCSLTAQQPENNIVRVAYQALAAVLGGTQSLHTNSMDEALALPTEKAVRIALRTQQILAHETGVASVVDPLGGSYFVEELTNRMEREAGRIFAEIEERGGVVAGIEEGFFQREIAEAAWRYQKDMESGASVIVGVNEHADGEEELPPILEIDPAVEKEQVERLARFRDKREKAAAERAIARLRAAGESGENLMPVLLDAVRAGATLGEMCDALRGVFGEYREPAVF, encoded by the coding sequence ATGACCGGTCATCCGAAAAGGAAGCGGGGGGCGGGAGACGAAGATGGGTTTCGCACGCTCTCCGGGCTTCCCGTGAAGCCGCTCTACCGCCCCGAGGATCTTGCCGGGTTCGATCCGGCGCGCGATCTCGGCCGGCCGGGGGAGTGGCCGTTCACGAGGGGCGTGCACGCGGACATGTATCGCGGGCGCCTCTGGACGATGCGGCAGTTCGCGGGGTTCGGCACCGCCGCGGACACGAACCGACGCTTCCTCTATCTCCTCGAAAAGGGGCAGACCGGGCTCTCGACCGCGTTCGACATGCCGACGCTGATGGGCCACGACTCGGACGGCCCCCTCTCTCTCGGAGAGGTCGGGCGGGAGGGGGTCGCGATCGACACGATCGAGGACATGGAGACGCTCTTTCGCGATATCCCCCTCGAGCGCGTCTCGACCTCGATGACGATCAACGGCCCCGCCGCGATGATTCTCGCTCTCTACATCGTCGCCGCGGAGAGGCAGGGGGTGCCGCCGCACAAGCTCCGAGGCACGCTCCAGAACGACATCCTCAAGGAGTACATCGCGCAGAAGGAGTGGATCTATCCGCCGAGGCCCTCGCTCCGGATCATCACCGACATGCTCGCTTACTGCACGCGGGAGATGCCGCTCTGGAACACGATCTCGATCAGCGGCTATCACATCCGCGAGGCGGGCTCGACCGCGGTGCAGGAGCTCGCCTTCACGCTCGCCGACGGGTTCACGTACGTCGAGGCGGGGATCGAGGCGGGGCTCGACGTGGACGCGTTCGCGCCGCGCCTCTCGTTCTTTTTCAACGCGCATAACGATTTCTTCGAGGAGATCGCGAAGTACCGCGCGGCGCGGCGGATCTGGGCGCGCAGCATGCGCGAGAAGTACGGTGCGAAGAACCCGCGAAGCTGGATGCTCCGCTTCCACACGCAGACGGCCGGCTGCTCGCTCACGGCGCAACAGCCGGAGAACAACATCGTGCGCGTCGCGTATCAAGCGCTCGCGGCGGTGCTCGGGGGAACGCAGTCGCTTCACACGAACTCGATGGACGAGGCGCTCGCGCTCCCGACCGAGAAGGCGGTGCGGATCGCGCTCCGCACGCAGCAGATCCTCGCGCACGAGACAGGGGTCGCCTCGGTCGTGGATCCTCTGGGGGGCTCCTATTTCGTGGAGGAACTCACGAACCGGATGGAGCGGGAGGCGGGGCGGATCTTCGCCGAGATCGAGGAGAGGGGAGGGGTGGTCGCCGGGATCGAGGAGGGCTTCTTCCAGCGCGAGATCGCCGAGGCGGCGTGGCGATACCAGAAGGACATGGAGAGCGGCGCGAGCGTGATCGTCGGCGTGAACGAACACGCGGACGGGGAGGAGGAGCTCCCGCCGATTCTGGAGATCGATCCGGCGGTGGAGAAGGAGCAGGTGGAGCGCCTCGCAAGGTTTCGCGACAAGCGCGAAAAGGCCGCGGCGGAGCGGGCGATCGCGAGATTGCGCGCGGCCGGGGAGTCGGGGGAGAACCTCATGCCGGTTCTTCTCGATGCGGTCCGAGCCGGCGCGACCCTCGGGGAGATGTGCGACGCGCTCCGCGGCGTCTTCGGCGAGTACCGGGAACCCGCGGTCTTCTAG